In Rhinatrema bivittatum chromosome 1, aRhiBiv1.1, whole genome shotgun sequence, a single genomic region encodes these proteins:
- the LOC115095016 gene encoding olfactory receptor 51G2-like produces the protein MSSLNNTIFTPSTFILVGIPGLETAHIWTSFPMTLLYVVTLLGNCTLLFIIKSERSLHAPMYIFLSMLAVTDLGLSMMTSPTVISVFWFNSTEILVENCLMQMFFIHSFSIMESSVLMAMAFDRFIAICNPLRYTSILTSSVIAKIGIAIVIRGIVIVFPIPFLLKRFLTCRNNVLSHAFCLHPDIMKMVCSDHMVNSVYSMFAVLSTMGLDAMCIILSYVMILRSVFGIASVEERFKAFNACVSHICVVLFFYGPMIVLSMVHKFGENLSPLIHVFMAYLHFLLPPAVNPIVYGIKTKEIYKRILRKVHQNRVNH, from the coding sequence ATGTCATCTCTGAATAACACAATCTTTACTCCTTCAACATTCATCCTGGTTGGAATTCCTGGACTGGAAACTGCACATATCTGGACTTCCTTTCCAATGACTTTGTTGTATGTTGTTACACTTTTAGGAAACTGCACCCTTCTGTTTATTATAAAATCTGAAAGAAGCCTTCATGCCCCCATGtacatttttctttctatgcTAGCAGTAACCGATCTTGGCTTATCTATGATGACATCACCTACAGTGATAAGTGTATTTTGGTTCAATTCCACAGAAATTCTTGTTGAAAACTGTCTGATGCAGAtgtttttcattcattcattttcaatAATGGAATCCTCAGTGCTTATGGCCATGGCCTTTGACCGGTTTATAGCAATTTGTAACCCTCTGAGGTATACCTCCATCTTAACATCTTCAGTCATAGCAAAGATAGGAATAGCCATTGTAATTCGAGGTATAGTTATTGTCTTCCCAATACCATTTCTTTTGAAGAGATTTCTAACCTGCAGAAATAATGTACTCTCTCATGCTTTCTGTTTGCATCCAGATATCATGAAGATGGTATGCTCAGATCATATGGTCAATAGTGTATACAGTATGTTTGCAGTTCTTTCTACAATGGGATTAGATGCCATGTGTATAATCTTGTCTTACGTTATGATCCTCAGGTCTGTCTTTGGGATTGCTTCAGTAGAAGAACGATTCAAAGCCTTTAATGCCTGTGTGTCCCATatttgtgttgttttgtttttctatggTCCAATGATTGTCCTTTCCATGGTTCACAAGTTTGGTGAGAATCTCTCGCCGCTTATTCATGTTTTCATGGCCTACCttcacttcctgcttcctcctgcagtAAATCCTATTGTGTATGGCATCAAAaccaaagaaatatataaaagaatACTGAGAAAAGTGCATCAAAACCGAGTCaatcattaa